A stretch of Candidatus Hydrogenedentota bacterium DNA encodes these proteins:
- a CDS encoding ATP-binding protein, translated as MDLSECATLSFEEWRELLVDSEMTAHDNARLASRLKRANLRLTTTVEDIDFRSPRGLTEPPYSPWPSARGPDASAHRLSTVQEVPPQASDTAYSCLPGNP; from the coding sequence CTGGACCTGAGTGAGTGCGCCACACTCAGTTTCGAGGAATGGCGAGAGCTGCTCGTGGACAGCGAGATGACCGCTCACGACAATGCCCGACTCGCGTCCCGCTTGAAGCGGGCCAATCTGCGCCTGACCACCACGGTGGAGGACATCGACTTCCGCTCGCCACGTGGTCTGACAGAGCCGCCGTACTCGCCCTGGCCAAGTGCCAGAGGCCCCGACGCATCAGCGCACAGGTTGTCCACTGTCCAAGAGGTACCCCCTCAGGCGTCCGATACAGCCTATTCGTGTCTTCCGGGCAACCCTTGA